Proteins from one Desertifilum tharense IPPAS B-1220 genomic window:
- a CDS encoding proteasome-type protease yields MTYCLGIVTQFGLVMAADSRTNAGVDYISTYRKLFDFSLPGERVILMCTSGNLSITQAVISGLRKDIKVQNDINLHTLPNLYEIARHIGSKTRQILDQDRVWLQNDGIDFTCNFLVGGQVKGEDPELYLVYSQGNCIQATAETPFLQIGETKYGKPILDRILTFQTSVEAAAKCALVSIDSTMKSNISVGPPITLVMYHANSFIVQNHLELPLGDPYLAKIRKLWGASINQAFESMPDIEWKRNVSPEDEQIEID; encoded by the coding sequence ATGACCTATTGTCTTGGCATCGTCACTCAGTTCGGTTTAGTCATGGCGGCGGACTCCCGCACCAATGCAGGTGTTGATTATATTTCAACCTATCGCAAGCTATTTGATTTTTCTTTACCGGGCGAACGCGTCATTTTAATGTGTACTTCGGGTAACTTATCCATTACCCAAGCCGTCATTTCTGGACTTCGCAAAGACATTAAAGTTCAAAATGATATTAACTTACACACCCTACCCAACCTCTACGAAATCGCCCGCCACATTGGGAGCAAAACCCGGCAAATCTTAGATCAAGACCGAGTTTGGCTGCAAAATGATGGCATTGATTTCACCTGTAACTTCCTGGTTGGGGGACAAGTTAAAGGTGAAGATCCGGAACTCTATCTCGTCTATAGTCAAGGGAATTGCATTCAAGCCACCGCAGAAACGCCCTTTTTGCAAATTGGCGAAACCAAGTATGGCAAGCCCATTTTAGACCGGATTCTCACCTTTCAAACCTCCGTAGAAGCCGCCGCCAAATGCGCCTTAGTTTCCATTGACTCTACGATGAAATCGAATATTTCTGTCGGGCCGCCCATTACCCTAGTGATGTACCACGCCAACAGTTTTATCGTGCAGAATCACCTAGAGTTACCCTTGGGCGATCCCTATCTTGCCAAGATTCGCAAACTTTGGGGAGCCTCAATCAATCAAGCCTTTGAAAGTATGCCGGATATTGAGTG
- a CDS encoding FTR1 family protein — translation MELTAALPTFLITLREGVEAALVVGIVLACLQKAKATHLNSWVYAGIGGGVLASTLVGILLGRGVEAIALSYPQYAPVIKPLLETGFGVIAIAMLSWMLIWMTQQARSLKAEITGSVQSALNSENGTRNAGWGIFSLIFIAVLREGFEAVSLVLAYLSQGIAAAGGAIAGLACATLIGFLLFKWGVKINIGTFFQAMGIFLLLIVGGLVLSALAHLEIALKAAIALNPQLSGWCFGHSSCLLGSLVWNGSQILSDRTFPGIVLKALFGYREKLYLGQIASYLLFLTLVGGLYFRSLMAHASSVATQQPKKAL, via the coding sequence ATGGAATTAACAGCCGCACTCCCAACCTTTTTAATTACCCTGCGCGAAGGGGTGGAAGCCGCTTTAGTGGTGGGGATTGTTTTAGCTTGCTTGCAAAAAGCCAAAGCGACTCATCTTAATTCTTGGGTGTATGCCGGGATTGGGGGGGGAGTTTTGGCTAGTACCCTCGTAGGAATTTTACTGGGTCGGGGCGTAGAGGCGATCGCCCTCAGCTATCCCCAGTATGCCCCCGTCATTAAACCCTTACTCGAAACTGGGTTTGGCGTTATTGCGATCGCCATGTTGAGTTGGATGCTGATCTGGATGACACAGCAGGCGCGATCGCTCAAAGCCGAAATTACCGGATCGGTGCAGTCAGCGCTAAACTCCGAAAACGGGACGCGCAATGCAGGCTGGGGGATTTTTAGCTTAATCTTCATCGCCGTTTTGCGCGAAGGCTTTGAAGCCGTTTCCCTGGTTTTAGCGTACCTCTCCCAAGGGATAGCGGCCGCCGGGGGTGCGATCGCCGGATTAGCCTGCGCCACCTTAATCGGCTTTCTCTTATTTAAATGGGGTGTCAAAATTAACATAGGCACCTTCTTTCAAGCGATGGGCATCTTCCTGTTGCTGATCGTCGGGGGATTAGTCCTTTCCGCCTTAGCCCATCTCGAAATCGCCCTCAAAGCCGCGATCGCCCTTAACCCCCAACTCTCAGGATGGTGTTTTGGTCATAGCAGTTGCTTGCTAGGCTCCTTAGTGTGGAACGGTTCGCAGATTTTAAGCGATCGCACCTTTCCCGGAATCGTCCTCAAGGCCCTATTCGGCTATCGGGAAAAACTCTATCTTGGACAAATTGCGAGTTACCTGCTCTTTCTAACCCTAGTGGGTGGTTTATACTTCCGCAGCTTAATGGCCCATGCGTCTTCTGTCGCAACGCAACAACCGAAAAAGGCATTATGA
- a CDS encoding rubrerythrin family protein produces MNIFTQILHLIGSSATAYITARNLRDWETRPNLLAGFQLAESGSVPFLEKLRDRALAEGDSWLAERLSRHAEDEKRHGQIFAHHLQQLNKQVIDFKKIPQTPTEGQPEERKRSPFFAAFFEGYTPGQLKPENIDWLVFLGSTYILELDASQDFQRMANILPDTDSRSSNLKKGILSIARDEVRHAAYLKEALERRLTPIEAQKIIDRWRQRKVNALLAMVGGLIERQGQLQALTEDREAPEIQVPPAEPELIAV; encoded by the coding sequence ATGAACATTTTCACGCAAATTTTGCACCTGATTGGTAGTAGCGCCACCGCTTATATTACTGCTCGAAATCTGCGAGACTGGGAAACGCGGCCCAATCTCTTAGCCGGATTTCAGCTTGCAGAATCGGGTTCTGTCCCCTTTTTAGAGAAATTACGCGATCGCGCCTTAGCAGAAGGCGATTCCTGGCTAGCCGAACGCCTCAGCCGCCATGCAGAAGACGAAAAACGGCACGGGCAAATCTTCGCCCACCATCTGCAACAACTCAACAAACAAGTCATTGACTTCAAAAAGATTCCCCAAACCCCCACCGAAGGACAACCCGAAGAACGCAAGCGCAGCCCCTTTTTCGCTGCCTTCTTTGAAGGTTACACCCCCGGACAACTCAAACCCGAAAATATTGATTGGCTCGTTTTCTTAGGTAGCACCTACATTCTAGAATTGGATGCCAGCCAAGACTTTCAAAGAATGGCGAATATTCTCCCCGATACCGATAGCCGCAGCAGCAACCTTAAAAAAGGCATACTCAGCATTGCTAGAGATGAAGTCCGCCACGCCGCCTATCTCAAAGAAGCCTTAGAACGACGCTTAACCCCCATTGAGGCTCAAAAAATCATCGATCGCTGGCGACAAAGGAAAGTCAATGCTTTACTGGCAATGGTCGGCGGCTTGATCGAACGTCAAGGTCAATTGCAAGCCCTTACTGAAGATCGCGAAGCCCCAGAAATTCAGGTACCGCCCGCAGAACCGGAATTAATTGCGGTCTAG
- a CDS encoding DUF364 domain-containing protein, whose product MKIPPREIYDLLLDSSRSNALIQEILIGLTWTYCQAEGIGLCMSPGQPTRTLPWSGTLVGKAIADLTAWVRSWDSYQATIGMAAINAAINSTSSLVQQAQPLSSQSSANLAVFEHFLPLIQGKRVVVIGRYPGLSQYEQAANLTVLERQPIAADLPDTACEYLLPEADWVFLTATSIANKTFPRLVELSQAAQLVLMGPTTPWLPELADMGVNYLAGVAIAHPDTLRQTIAEGGGTRIFESGVQYRILKVAD is encoded by the coding sequence ATGAAGATTCCGCCGCGAGAAATTTACGATCTCCTGCTAGACTCTAGCCGCAGTAATGCTCTTATTCAAGAGATTTTGATCGGTCTCACTTGGACGTATTGCCAAGCAGAGGGGATTGGATTATGTATGAGTCCGGGTCAACCCACGCGCACCCTCCCTTGGTCGGGTACCCTAGTAGGAAAGGCGATCGCAGATTTGACTGCCTGGGTGCGATCGTGGGATAGCTATCAAGCAACGATTGGGATGGCTGCAATCAATGCGGCGATTAATTCCACCTCATCCTTAGTCCAGCAAGCCCAACCCCTTTCTTCTCAAAGTTCTGCGAATCTGGCCGTATTTGAGCATTTTCTTCCCTTGATTCAAGGAAAGCGTGTGGTCGTCATTGGTCGCTATCCCGGTCTTTCTCAGTACGAACAAGCGGCTAACCTCACGGTTTTAGAACGCCAACCCATCGCCGCAGATTTACCGGATACCGCCTGCGAATACCTCTTACCCGAAGCGGACTGGGTGTTTCTGACTGCCACCTCTATTGCCAACAAAACCTTCCCCCGTCTGGTTGAGTTATCGCAAGCCGCCCAGTTAGTGTTAATGGGGCCGACGACTCCCTGGCTGCCAGAATTAGCGGATATGGGGGTTAATTATCTCGCAGGAGTTGCGATCGCGCATCCCGACACCTTAAGACAAACCATCGCCGAAGGAGGAGGAACCCGCATCTTTGAAAGCGGCGTACAATATCGGATTTTAAAGGTAGCTGATTAA
- a CDS encoding gas vesicle protein GvpG has protein sequence MILRLLTLPLLGPIEGVAWIGEQLLERADAEIDDKENLQKRLLALQLAFDMGEISEEDFEVQEEEILLAMQAAAEAEEAD, from the coding sequence ATGATCCTGCGTTTATTAACCCTACCCCTCCTCGGTCCCATTGAAGGCGTTGCTTGGATTGGCGAACAACTCCTCGAACGTGCAGATGCTGAAATTGACGATAAGGAAAACTTACAAAAGCGGCTGCTGGCTTTACAGCTAGCCTTCGACATGGGTGAAATTTCCGAAGAAGACTTTGAAGTTCAAGAAGAGGAAATTCTTCTAGCAATGCAAGCTGCCGCCGAAGCCGAAGAAGCCGATTAA
- a CDS encoding phycobiliprotein lyase, which produces MTQSLYRSTADASLIAEFFQQSEGNWRSERRYYTLPDGEAKEMVSLISIRFLPQGSAELLHLAQLHHLSTETPLECGAYVSWESKDSVTQRKKSKGSTLFGALGEILYRDRGFATPKPVTASFFFTNPQTLCLRTEYNDSMFEEELKLVGSQYRTRQTIISRAGEQQMIGQYLETRI; this is translated from the coding sequence GTGACTCAAAGCTTATACCGTTCCACGGCTGATGCCTCTTTGATTGCTGAATTTTTTCAACAATCGGAAGGAAACTGGCGTTCTGAAAGACGTTATTACACCTTGCCTGATGGGGAAGCTAAGGAGATGGTGAGTTTAATTTCCATTCGCTTTTTACCCCAAGGCAGTGCCGAATTGCTACACCTGGCGCAACTCCATCACCTCAGCACAGAGACGCCTTTAGAATGCGGTGCTTATGTCAGTTGGGAAAGTAAAGATTCAGTGACGCAGCGCAAGAAATCCAAGGGTTCAACCCTATTTGGGGCGTTAGGGGAGATCTTATATCGCGATCGCGGTTTCGCCACTCCCAAACCCGTTACCGCCAGTTTCTTCTTCACAAACCCTCAAACCCTGTGTCTGAGAACCGAGTATAACGATTCCATGTTTGAGGAAGAGTTAAAGCTAGTGGGCAGCCAATATAGAACCCGTCAAACCATTATCTCGCGGGCTGGCGAACAGCAAATGATCGGCCAGTATTTGGAAACGCGCATCTAA
- a CDS encoding S8 family serine peptidase translates to MTGLPNDTFFNLQWYIYNTGQGGRTPRIDLNLVDDNPTNFDVWDDYTGKGIKIGIVDDGIDVDHEDLKANYNPNLALNYNWSEEGAPQTNENNHGTAVAGIIVAARNDIGIVGVAYDAQFSSFRYAKAPEALRRQAAFDVSNNSWGSNNPFEADSNYKLKPDNGDALKFGATTGRDGKGTVFVVSAGNEFQKGFDADTDNFTNSRYTIAVAAINGNGKAADYSSASSSLLISAFAEGSEVTRPDNLNIVTADRTGNFGYNPNPEITTNLPDLNYTNEFSGTSASAPQISGVVALILQANPNLGYRDVQQILAYTARQNDAEDSGWKFNQAKNWNGGGLHINRRYGFGLVNAHAAVRLAETWSYSNSTASRTVNEVMATGTPTSGTSSIPDGDLNGLTQKVNINSNLKIEYAELDIKISHAKIEDLKISLTSPEGTESVLFAGEQLKQIEITKTNLVPFADFRDNPTQFLTELDADTRQEFIDLAASYKQGIDFTFSTAFSWGEVGNGEWTLKVIDQTTGTAGTLDNWSVRLYGNALTNDDLYVYTNEFANLTDASRQTLSDTNGGTDTLNAAAIRSNSLINLTPGSTNSSLAGKNLTIAAGTLIEKAIGGDGNDTLIGNSGNNTLYGGRGDDSLVGVKQSFLEGGLGNDVYVFASLDVLGSKILDAGGSDRITLPEPVSLELASGKLGLGRSGTSLIVDLNKNGVVEVDTDLEIQNFFASATGNTAGTGFIEEVGGLTGQSILNSIAAPPTPTPTPAPTPRPTPVLPTPTPAPAPTPTPTPPSSALPTPGNDLLVLADGGQAIQALAGNDTVIGGAGSDTINGNQGDDSILGGDGNDLLYGGKNHDTLRGNQGNDTLFGNRGADVLDGGKGDDLLFGGKGNDVLIGGEGNDTLSGDLGQDLLIGGSGADLFILRTGTAATDAALADFIQDFEVGIDRIGLTGGITAANLTFNVAGGNTVISIANSNQTLGIVAGVTPDRLAGSFVAVNIPGLA, encoded by the coding sequence ATGACTGGACTTCCTAACGATACGTTTTTTAACCTTCAGTGGTACATCTACAACACCGGACAAGGGGGAAGAACTCCCCGCATTGACCTCAACTTAGTTGACGACAATCCCACCAATTTTGACGTTTGGGACGACTACACCGGAAAAGGTATCAAAATTGGCATCGTTGATGATGGAATTGATGTCGATCACGAAGACCTAAAAGCTAACTACAACCCCAACCTCGCCTTAAATTACAACTGGTCAGAAGAAGGCGCACCGCAAACTAATGAGAACAATCATGGGACTGCCGTTGCTGGCATTATCGTTGCTGCGCGTAATGACATTGGTATTGTAGGCGTTGCCTACGATGCCCAATTTAGCAGTTTCCGTTATGCTAAAGCCCCTGAAGCGTTGAGACGCCAAGCCGCATTTGATGTATCTAATAATAGTTGGGGAAGTAATAATCCTTTTGAAGCAGACAGCAACTATAAACTTAAGCCCGATAATGGCGATGCGCTTAAGTTTGGTGCTACTACTGGACGGGACGGCAAAGGGACAGTTTTTGTTGTTTCAGCAGGAAACGAGTTCCAAAAAGGATTTGATGCCGATACCGATAATTTTACAAACTCTCGATATACGATCGCAGTTGCTGCGATCAATGGCAATGGTAAGGCCGCAGATTATAGTTCAGCCTCTTCTAGCCTGTTGATCTCTGCTTTTGCTGAAGGGTCTGAAGTTACTCGTCCAGACAACTTAAATATTGTCACTGCTGACCGTACAGGCAATTTTGGCTATAATCCCAATCCTGAAATCACGACTAACCTCCCGGATCTTAACTACACCAATGAATTTAGTGGCACTTCAGCGTCCGCTCCTCAAATTTCAGGTGTTGTGGCGCTGATCTTACAAGCTAATCCTAATCTTGGCTATCGCGACGTTCAGCAAATTCTCGCCTATACAGCAAGACAAAACGATGCGGAAGATTCAGGCTGGAAATTCAATCAGGCAAAAAACTGGAACGGTGGTGGGTTACACATTAACAGACGGTATGGTTTTGGTCTAGTGAATGCCCATGCTGCGGTTCGACTTGCCGAAACCTGGTCTTACTCTAACTCAACAGCAAGCAGGACTGTCAACGAAGTTATGGCAACAGGAACGCCTACTTCTGGCACAAGCTCAATTCCCGATGGCGATCTCAATGGACTGACGCAGAAAGTTAATATCAACTCTAACCTCAAGATTGAATATGCTGAGTTGGATATTAAAATCAGTCATGCAAAAATTGAGGATCTTAAAATATCCCTCACCTCTCCAGAAGGGACTGAAAGTGTTCTCTTTGCTGGCGAGCAGCTAAAGCAGATTGAAATTACTAAAACAAATCTGGTTCCTTTTGCAGATTTTAGGGACAATCCAACACAGTTTCTGACTGAATTAGATGCGGATACACGTCAAGAATTTATAGATTTAGCCGCATCTTACAAACAAGGCATAGACTTTACTTTCTCAACCGCTTTCAGTTGGGGAGAAGTAGGTAATGGCGAATGGACGCTGAAGGTAATCGATCAAACCACAGGGACAGCAGGCACTCTCGATAATTGGAGCGTTCGCCTGTATGGGAATGCACTTACCAATGATGACCTGTATGTCTACACTAACGAGTTTGCTAACCTAACTGATGCATCTCGTCAGACTCTCAGCGATACCAATGGGGGAACGGATACCCTAAATGCGGCTGCCATTCGGTCGAATAGCTTGATTAACCTTACTCCTGGCTCAACCAATAGTAGTCTCGCCGGGAAAAACTTAACCATTGCCGCCGGAACGCTGATTGAAAAAGCCATTGGTGGAGATGGTAATGATACGCTGATTGGAAATAGTGGCAATAACACCTTATACGGGGGTCGCGGGGATGACTCTTTGGTGGGAGTCAAGCAATCTTTCTTAGAAGGAGGATTGGGGAATGATGTTTATGTGTTTGCGAGTCTGGATGTTCTGGGGAGTAAAATTTTAGATGCAGGTGGAAGCGATCGCATTACTCTTCCCGAACCCGTATCCCTAGAACTCGCATCGGGAAAACTCGGTTTAGGTCGTTCCGGTACTAGCCTAATCGTCGATCTCAATAAGAACGGCGTGGTTGAAGTGGATACAGATTTAGAGATCCAAAACTTCTTTGCCTCTGCTACTGGAAACACCGCCGGAACCGGATTTATTGAAGAAGTCGGGGGATTAACCGGACAAAGCATCTTAAATAGTATCGCTGCTCCACCGACTCCCACCCCTACTCCTGCACCTACCCCTCGTCCAACTCCGGTTCTTCCCACACCAACCCCAGCGCCAGCACCGACTCCCACCCCCACCCCGCCTTCTTCTGCTTTACCAACTCCAGGAAATGACCTCTTGGTTTTAGCAGATGGGGGGCAAGCAATTCAGGCGCTAGCTGGCAACGATACCGTCATTGGCGGTGCTGGTAGCGATACAATCAACGGCAACCAAGGCGATGACTCAATCTTGGGAGGCGACGGGAACGATCTCCTGTATGGCGGAAAAAATCACGACACCCTACGCGGAAATCAAGGCAACGATACCCTGTTTGGAAATCGGGGTGCTGATGTTCTCGATGGCGGTAAAGGCGACGATCTCTTATTTGGCGGTAAAGGAAATGATGTCCTCATCGGCGGTGAGGGGAATGACACCCTGAGTGGCGATTTGGGTCAAGATTTACTGATTGGGGGATCGGGTGCGGATCTGTTTATTTTGCGAACCGGAACCGCTGCAACCGATGCCGCATTAGCTGATTTCATTCAAGATTTTGAAGTCGGAATTGACCGGATTGGCTTAACGGGAGGGATAACTGCTGCTAACTTGACGTTTAATGTAGCGGGAGGAAATACCGTAATTAGCATTGCTAATTCCAACCAAACGTTAGGAATTGTTGCAGGGGTAACGCCAGATCGATTGGCGGGAAGCTTTGTGGCGGTCAATATTCCCGGTTTAGCTTAG
- a CDS encoding glycosyltransferase family 2 protein has product MKFSIVISTYTRLDLLKRAIDSARSQTIPCEVVVADDCSKDETESYVRSLGSSVVYHRNPTNSGHAVTVNSGVQAASGDWIKFLDDDDYLAPNCIEEMIKAIEKRPQAAICSCQAAQVDVNEVELSRTRQSGPGGAFYIPQADIHYGMLLEQVPFGTPVQVACSREAFLQSGGWDSSLDANCDDIDSWIKIARFGDAIFLNQCLAYRTVWPGAYNQRFSLATRLETNVLMKQKIYALVSDRHRAKLPPFAEIEAYLNLHWGLVALKQKKLGTAAQFAFPAALSPQAWRLLWDARTAQKTLSSLPSTAENRQEMQPDASPTIQKVVLLEA; this is encoded by the coding sequence ATGAAATTCAGTATTGTAATCTCCACGTACACGCGTTTGGATCTGTTAAAACGAGCCATTGATTCGGCGCGTTCTCAAACGATCCCCTGCGAGGTTGTCGTAGCCGATGATTGCTCGAAGGATGAGACGGAATCCTATGTTCGGAGTTTGGGTTCTAGCGTTGTCTACCACCGCAATCCAACGAATAGCGGTCATGCGGTTACGGTAAATTCAGGGGTGCAGGCGGCTTCGGGAGACTGGATTAAGTTTCTCGATGACGATGACTACCTCGCCCCCAATTGCATTGAGGAGATGATTAAGGCGATTGAAAAGCGCCCGCAGGCGGCTATCTGTTCCTGTCAAGCGGCGCAGGTGGATGTCAATGAGGTGGAATTAAGTCGTACCCGCCAAAGCGGGCCGGGTGGGGCGTTTTATATTCCCCAAGCGGATATTCACTATGGGATGCTGTTGGAACAGGTACCGTTTGGGACGCCCGTTCAGGTGGCTTGCAGTCGCGAGGCGTTTTTGCAGTCGGGGGGATGGGATTCGAGTTTAGATGCGAATTGCGATGATATTGATTCGTGGATTAAGATTGCTCGGTTTGGCGATGCAATTTTTCTCAATCAATGTCTGGCGTATCGCACGGTTTGGCCTGGGGCATACAATCAGCGGTTTTCTCTGGCGACTCGCCTGGAAACGAATGTGTTGATGAAGCAGAAAATTTACGCGCTGGTGAGCGATCGCCATCGTGCTAAACTACCCCCATTTGCTGAGATTGAGGCTTACTTAAACTTACATTGGGGTTTGGTGGCGCTCAAGCAAAAGAAATTGGGGACTGCCGCCCAGTTCGCTTTTCCGGCCGCGTTGTCGCCTCAAGCTTGGCGGTTGCTGTGGGATGCAAGAACCGCTCAAAAAACCCTGTCTAGCTTGCCTTCAACCGCAGAAAACCGACAGGAAATGCAACCCGATGCGAGTCCGACTATTCAGAAAGTGGTTTTGCTGGAGGCTTAA
- a CDS encoding GvpL/GvpF family gas vesicle protein translates to MGHGLYLYGIFPPPEPENLEIQGLDKQPVYIHQIENFYFLYSEALQQRYLSSRRNLLGHEKVLEEAMQAGYRTLLPLQFGLVIDDWEKVEKQLIIPHSQELEQLFEKLAGYREVSVKVLWEEKAELQMLLTENQDLKAKRDRLEGKTLSMDETIAIGQEIEFCLKQRCQQIAETFQTDLNPLATETLENDLLMESMIYNAAFLIPWESEPEFAAKIEVLDRKFNERLKIRYNNFTAPYNFAQLSQP, encoded by the coding sequence ATGGGTCACGGTCTCTATTTATATGGTATCTTCCCCCCACCAGAACCTGAGAATCTAGAGATTCAGGGTTTAGATAAACAACCCGTTTATATTCATCAAATTGAGAATTTTTATTTTCTCTATTCCGAAGCCTTACAGCAGCGTTATTTATCGAGTCGGCGCAATTTATTAGGTCACGAAAAGGTTTTAGAAGAAGCGATGCAAGCGGGGTATCGTACCCTATTACCCTTGCAATTTGGTCTGGTCATTGATGATTGGGAAAAGGTGGAAAAACAACTGATTATTCCCCATTCCCAAGAACTCGAACAACTCTTTGAGAAATTAGCCGGTTATCGAGAAGTTAGCGTCAAAGTTTTGTGGGAAGAAAAGGCAGAGTTGCAGATGCTTTTGACGGAAAATCAAGACCTGAAAGCCAAGCGCGATCGCCTCGAAGGTAAAACCCTGAGCATGGACGAAACCATTGCGATCGGTCAAGAGATTGAATTTTGTCTCAAACAGCGCTGCCAGCAGATTGCTGAAACCTTCCAAACCGACTTAAACCCATTAGCAACCGAAACCCTTGAAAACGATTTGCTAATGGAATCCATGATTTATAACGCCGCTTTTCTTATTCCTTGGGAAAGCGAACCGGAGTTTGCTGCAAAAATTGAAGTTTTAGATCGAAAATTCAACGAACGCTTAAAAATTCGCTATAACAATTTTACAGCCCCCTATAACTTTGCTCAACTTAGCCAGCCATGA
- a CDS encoding helix-turn-helix domain-containing protein, whose amino-acid sequence MISHSLFSDTLASEEGADNVRVMPLSEIQQRVALLLATGHTAREVAQKMGLSEVTIHRWRQQPEFVAAVRGILKQNKQALNERLNNLAIKALEVLEAIIDDPNASTTDRINAASKVLDFVNQNQLLSSSQRDQSPSESNGGDRHSEQ is encoded by the coding sequence ATGATTAGCCATAGTCTTTTTTCAGATACTCTAGCCAGCGAGGAGGGGGCGGATAACGTTAGGGTTATGCCGCTATCGGAAATTCAACAACGCGTTGCCCTACTTCTCGCAACAGGACATACAGCCCGCGAAGTCGCGCAAAAAATGGGACTCTCAGAAGTCACCATCCATCGCTGGCGGCAACAGCCAGAGTTTGTTGCGGCCGTCCGTGGCATACTAAAACAGAACAAACAAGCGTTAAACGAACGATTGAATAACCTAGCAATTAAAGCACTAGAAGTGCTTGAGGCCATCATTGACGATCCCAACGCCTCAACCACCGATCGGATTAACGCCGCCTCCAAGGTGCTAGACTTTGTGAATCAGAATCAACTCTTAAGTTCAAGCCAGCGCGATCAATCTCCCAGCGAGAGTAATGGGGGCGATCGCCATTCTGAGCAATAA
- a CDS encoding TIGR02281 family clan AA aspartic protease produces the protein MANYSVPPSILRVLLVALTFLSAACRETTSVDSQSKAYHTDPGADLLQPAPAPPPQPTPTPSTWEFYQQALDKAYSAASIAQSARSRSDWELVESRWQQAIAILQSLPADSPQHAVAQAKISEYQRNLNYAQQQANSAASKSPPVGVVTAIPTYSEEPVTLSATPPETNVFRVPIKRRVGRTPVIEVTFNNQRSFEMIVDTGASGILITQQMANDLNIVPVGIAKANTASARGVEFAVGMMDSISVNGMVAKNVPVAIAGSQLDVGLLGHEFFGDYDLTIRQDAIEFEIR, from the coding sequence ATGGCTAATTATTCCGTTCCCCCTTCTATATTGCGCGTATTACTGGTCGCGCTGACTTTTCTGAGTGCGGCTTGTCGCGAGACGACCTCCGTTGATTCCCAGAGCAAAGCGTATCACACCGATCCGGGTGCCGATTTGCTCCAACCTGCACCCGCGCCGCCTCCTCAACCCACCCCCACGCCTTCCACCTGGGAGTTTTACCAGCAAGCGCTGGATAAAGCTTATAGCGCGGCGAGTATTGCTCAATCCGCGCGATCGCGTTCGGACTGGGAGTTAGTCGAAAGTCGCTGGCAGCAGGCGATCGCCATTCTTCAATCCCTGCCAGCCGATAGCCCGCAACACGCAGTTGCCCAAGCTAAAATTAGCGAGTATCAGCGCAACCTCAATTACGCCCAACAGCAGGCAAACTCCGCCGCCAGCAAGTCTCCTCCAGTGGGAGTGGTGACAGCTATCCCGACTTATAGCGAAGAACCCGTCACCCTATCGGCGACTCCCCCAGAAACCAATGTCTTCCGCGTTCCCATCAAACGACGGGTAGGCAGAACGCCTGTAATTGAAGTCACCTTTAACAATCAACGCTCTTTTGAGATGATTGTCGATACGGGGGCGAGTGGGATTTTAATTACCCAGCAGATGGCAAACGATTTAAATATTGTCCCGGTGGGTATTGCTAAAGCGAATACGGCTAGCGCTAGGGGCGTTGAGTTTGCGGTGGGAATGATGGATTCGATTTCGGTCAATGGTATGGTGGCAAAAAATGTGCCTGTGGCGATCGCGGGTTCTCAACTCGATGTCGGACTTCTCGGCCATGAGTTTTTTGGAGATTACGATCTGACCATTCGCCAAGATGCGATTGAGTTTGAAATCCGATGA
- a CDS encoding gas vesicle protein K: MNSIQPSASTEFSLTQPHSNKEAGLAPLLLTVVELIRQLMEAQVIRRMESGMLAEEDLDRAADSLRQLEAQVLQLCEIFEIDPADLNIDLGEIGSLLPKSSGYYPGETSDNPSVLELLDRLLHTGVVVEGDLDLGLAQLNLIHAKLRLVLTSKPL, from the coding sequence ATGAACTCGATTCAACCGAGCGCATCTACAGAATTTTCTTTAACCCAACCGCACTCTAACAAAGAAGCCGGATTAGCGCCGCTACTCCTAACCGTCGTTGAATTGATCCGCCAACTGATGGAGGCTCAGGTTATTCGGCGCATGGAGTCGGGTATGCTGGCTGAAGAGGATTTAGACCGCGCCGCAGACAGCCTGCGCCAACTTGAGGCCCAGGTTTTGCAACTGTGCGAAATCTTTGAAATCGATCCAGCCGATTTAAATATAGACTTGGGTGAAATTGGTAGCCTGCTTCCCAAATCTAGCGGCTATTACCCTGGCGAAACCTCAGATAACCCGTCTGTGTTAGAATTGCTCGACCGCTTATTGCATACCGGGGTTGTTGTCGAAGGAGATTTAGACCTGGGTTTAGCGCAACTTAATTTAATTCATGCCAAGCTAAGATTAGTTTTAACCTCTAAACCGCTGTAA